A window of the Loxodonta africana isolate mLoxAfr1 chromosome 3, mLoxAfr1.hap2, whole genome shotgun sequence genome harbors these coding sequences:
- the LOC100666038 gene encoding cytochrome b-c1 complex subunit 10 gives MLSRFLGPRYWQLARNWLPTVGMWSAVGSVGLVWATDWRLILDWVPYINGKFKKD, from the exons ATGCTGAGCAGGTTCCTGGGGCCGCGCTACTGGCAGCTGGCGAGGAACTG GCTACCCACGGTGGGCATGTGGAGTGCTGTGGGTTCCGTGGGTCTGGTGTGGGCCACTGACTGGCGGCTGATCCTGGACTGGGTGCCCTACATCAATGGCAAATTTAAGAAGGATTGA